From the genome of Nocardia sp. NBC_01503, one region includes:
- a CDS encoding SDR family NAD(P)-dependent oxidoreductase: MSVRMPGATRPVALVTGPTSGIGRAYATRLAALGYDLVLVARDEDRLGALAHDFEVRFGARSQVLPADLALAPDRERVAARLADGVEFLVNNAGFGLAGEFWEADPERLRAQLDVNVTAVVRLTRAAVPPMLHAANGTVVNVASMAGLIPGRGSTYSASKAYVVSFSQGLASGLAGTGVRVQALCPGLVHTEFHERAGLPTESLPRPFWLNVDQVVACSLADLEKNRVISVPGMQYKAIAAVAGLIPRSLVTRLNRGLFNARGRI; the protein is encoded by the coding sequence ATGAGCGTTCGTATGCCCGGTGCCACCCGCCCGGTGGCCCTGGTCACCGGTCCCACCTCCGGTATCGGCAGGGCGTACGCGACCCGGCTCGCGGCCCTCGGTTACGACCTGGTGCTGGTGGCCCGGGACGAGGACCGGCTCGGTGCGCTCGCACACGATTTCGAGGTGCGGTTCGGGGCGCGCTCGCAGGTGCTGCCGGCCGATCTGGCGCTCGCACCCGATCGCGAAAGGGTGGCCGCCCGCTTGGCCGACGGCGTCGAATTCCTGGTCAACAACGCGGGATTCGGGCTCGCCGGCGAGTTCTGGGAAGCGGACCCGGAGCGGCTGCGAGCGCAACTCGATGTCAACGTCACCGCGGTCGTGCGATTGACCCGCGCGGCCGTGCCGCCCATGCTGCACGCCGCCAATGGAACCGTGGTGAATGTAGCCAGTATGGCCGGGCTGATACCCGGGCGGGGCTCGACCTATTCGGCCTCCAAGGCGTACGTCGTATCCTTCTCGCAAGGGCTGGCGAGCGGGCTGGCCGGGACCGGCGTCCGGGTGCAGGCCTTGTGCCCGGGATTGGTCCACACCGAATTCCATGAGCGGGCCGGTCTGCCGACCGAATCGCTACCCAGGCCGTTCTGGCTGAACGTGGATCAGGTGGTCGCCTGCTCACTGGCGGATCTGGAGAAGAACCGGGTGATCAGCGTGCCCGGCATGCAGTACAAAGCGATCGCCGCGGTCGCCGGACTGATCCCGCGGTCCCTGGTGACCCGCCTGAATCGGGGCCTTTTCAACGCACGCGGAAGGATATAG
- the pyrE gene encoding orotate phosphoribosyltransferase, which yields MQVTTTDRDRLAELVRQLAVVHGKVTLSSGKEADYYVDLRRATLQHEAAPLIGKLLRELVADWDFESVGGLTMGADPVAAAVMHAPGRPINAFVVRKAAKTHGMQRQIEGPDIVGKRVLVVEDTTTTGNSPVTAVRALREAGAIVVGVATVVDRETGADGVIAAEGLEYRSILGLKDLALG from the coding sequence ATGCAGGTAACGACGACCGACCGGGACAGACTGGCCGAACTGGTGCGCCAACTCGCTGTCGTGCACGGCAAGGTCACCCTGTCCTCGGGCAAGGAAGCCGACTACTACGTGGACCTGCGCCGGGCCACCCTGCAACACGAGGCGGCGCCGCTCATCGGCAAACTGCTGCGTGAACTGGTGGCGGACTGGGACTTCGAGTCCGTCGGCGGGCTCACCATGGGCGCCGATCCGGTGGCCGCCGCGGTCATGCACGCGCCGGGGCGACCCATCAACGCGTTCGTGGTCCGCAAGGCCGCCAAGACGCACGGTATGCAGCGTCAGATCGAGGGCCCGGACATTGTGGGCAAGCGTGTACTGGTGGTCGAGGACACCACCACGACCGGTAACTCGCCGGTCACCGCGGTGCGCGCACTGCGCGAGGCCGGGGCCATCGTGGTGGGTGTGGCGACCGTGGTGGATCGCGAAACCGGTGCTGACGGCGTGATCGCGGCCGAAGGACTGGAGTACCGCTCGATTCTGGGGTTGAAGGATCTGGCGCTGGGCTGA
- a CDS encoding beta-ketoacyl-ACP synthase III, producing MVSIAINKGPQNVAMLGIGAYRPERIVSNAEVCEVLDSTPEWIFDRTGINNRRWISGDETIRSMSVAAGERALKNTGIDRSKIGALVLCTSSWLKLTPHGAPSIASDLGMNGIPAFDLVSGCGGFCYGLGVATDMIRAGSAEYILVIGAETMTVGLDPTDRGTAMIFGDGAGAVVIGPAEENGISPTVWGSDGENAEAIAQDVDFLAYMNKAQAMQGTDPEVDPIGRMSLHMEGPKVFRWAAVTLPRALSSAIELSGVAKEDIEVFVPHQANARINELMKKNLGLPDDLPMANDIENTGNTSAASIPLAMEEMLVTGKAKGGQLALLLGFGAGLSYAGQVAVLPPAPAEPSF from the coding sequence GTGGTGAGCATTGCAATCAACAAGGGTCCTCAGAATGTTGCGATGCTCGGCATCGGCGCTTACCGGCCCGAGCGCATCGTCAGCAATGCCGAGGTGTGCGAGGTACTCGACTCCACTCCCGAGTGGATCTTCGACCGCACCGGTATCAACAACCGGCGCTGGATCAGCGGCGACGAGACGATTCGATCGATGTCGGTGGCGGCGGGCGAACGCGCGCTGAAGAACACCGGCATCGATCGCTCCAAGATCGGCGCGCTGGTGCTGTGCACCTCCAGCTGGCTCAAGCTCACCCCGCACGGCGCCCCGTCCATCGCCTCCGATCTCGGAATGAACGGTATTCCGGCGTTCGACCTGGTCTCGGGCTGCGGCGGCTTCTGCTACGGCCTCGGGGTGGCCACCGATATGATTCGCGCCGGTTCGGCCGAGTACATCCTGGTCATCGGCGCCGAGACCATGACCGTCGGCCTGGATCCGACCGATCGCGGCACCGCCATGATCTTCGGTGACGGCGCGGGCGCGGTCGTGATCGGCCCCGCCGAGGAGAACGGTATCTCCCCGACGGTCTGGGGCAGTGACGGCGAGAACGCCGAGGCCATCGCCCAGGACGTCGACTTCCTGGCGTACATGAACAAGGCGCAGGCCATGCAGGGCACCGATCCCGAGGTCGACCCGATCGGCCGGATGTCCCTGCATATGGAGGGCCCCAAGGTCTTCCGCTGGGCGGCTGTGACCCTGCCGCGCGCGCTGTCGAGCGCCATCGAGCTCTCCGGCGTGGCCAAGGAGGACATCGAGGTGTTCGTCCCGCATCAGGCCAATGCCCGCATCAATGAGCTCATGAAGAAGAATCTCGGCCTGCCCGACGATCTGCCCATGGCCAATGACATCGAGAACACCGGCAACACCTCGGCGGCGTCGATTCCGCTCGCCATGGAGGAGATGCTGGTGACCGGTAAGGCCAAGGGTGGTCAGCTGGCCCTGCTGCTCGGTTTCGGTGCGGGCCTGTCCTATGCCGGTCAGGTCGCGGTGCTGCCGCCCGCTCCCGCGGAACCCTCCTTCTGA
- a CDS encoding lysoplasmalogenase produces the protein MPRPFRAAFVGAAAVTVFGAVTGRDKLQWVAKPLLMPLLAADVATNDDGLESADRTVLLGALAAATVGDILLIEPDDDRRLIAGASSFAVMQTGYSWLWWRRGGRPQPAIAGQRLAAWLGAAALLRAKAPAVALPLTAYGATLGTAATLASDPGIAPGAKNIAGLNIPGRDPRSRLGLGALLFTVSDGLIVLRKIFARGERSRRVTEGVILGTYTAAQYLLADPRAHR, from the coding sequence ATGCCGCGGCCGTTCCGCGCCGCATTCGTCGGCGCGGCGGCCGTGACAGTGTTCGGCGCTGTCACCGGCCGCGACAAATTGCAGTGGGTCGCGAAGCCGTTGCTGATGCCGTTGCTGGCGGCGGATGTGGCCACCAATGACGACGGGCTCGAATCCGCCGATCGCACAGTACTTCTCGGCGCGCTGGCCGCCGCGACGGTGGGCGATATCCTGCTCATCGAACCGGACGATGATCGCCGATTGATCGCGGGCGCATCGTCTTTCGCCGTCATGCAGACCGGATACTCCTGGCTGTGGTGGCGGCGCGGTGGCAGGCCGCAGCCCGCCATCGCCGGACAGCGGCTGGCCGCCTGGCTGGGTGCCGCGGCATTGCTGCGGGCGAAGGCTCCCGCGGTCGCCCTGCCGCTCACCGCCTACGGTGCGACGCTGGGCACCGCGGCCACCCTGGCCTCGGATCCCGGTATCGCCCCGGGTGCGAAAAACATTGCGGGCCTGAATATTCCGGGTCGTGATCCGCGCAGCCGCCTCGGCCTGGGCGCACTGCTGTTCACCGTCTCGGACGGACTCATCGTGCTGCGCAAGATCTTCGCCCGCGGCGAGCGCTCGCGCCGGGTCACCGAGGGCGTCATTCTCGGCACCTACACCGCCGCGCAGTACCTGCTGGCGGATCCTCGCGCGCACCGTTAG
- a CDS encoding phosphotransferase enzyme family protein has product MERDRVFGMGSDPLVAPDWPPLTAPEIADLLGPDARIEWRSPRPLSATAQVRTADGTPVIVKRLPRTLRDAAALGEEHGFMNHLRGNGIPIPRVLLTREHGEFTYEVQELGIGDDLYRGTFSWSPYQSRAQAAAAGRTLAQLHLAAIGYDAPARPTRPLLASFTVFSSPDPIAAVEKLATSRPALADFLATHRWQAEMERLHLPFHSRLHPLLSELSPRWTHNDWHGTNLLWTHETPSTVIDFGLCDRTTAIHDLAIAIERCAVDWISLRDDGLARIQFDQVRALLDGYRSIRPLTVTESRALPRLLPLVHAEYELSEIDYFLGVVPGGNPENAEIAYRHYFLGHTAWWAGEGQALLAALR; this is encoded by the coding sequence ATGGAGCGGGACCGCGTCTTCGGAATGGGTTCGGACCCGCTCGTCGCCCCCGACTGGCCGCCCCTGACCGCACCGGAGATCGCGGACCTGCTCGGCCCGGACGCGCGGATCGAATGGCGCAGTCCCCGACCGCTCTCCGCCACCGCGCAGGTGCGCACCGCCGACGGCACACCGGTGATCGTCAAGCGGCTCCCCCGCACCCTGCGCGATGCGGCGGCGCTCGGCGAAGAGCACGGGTTCATGAATCACCTGCGCGGCAACGGAATACCGATCCCGCGGGTACTGCTCACTCGCGAACACGGCGAATTCACCTACGAGGTACAGGAACTCGGCATAGGTGATGACCTGTATCGCGGCACCTTCTCCTGGTCGCCGTATCAATCCCGGGCGCAGGCCGCCGCGGCCGGGCGCACTCTGGCCCAATTACACCTGGCCGCAATCGGATACGACGCCCCGGCGCGCCCGACCCGCCCATTACTGGCGAGCTTCACCGTCTTCTCCTCCCCCGATCCGATCGCCGCGGTGGAGAAGCTGGCCACCAGCCGCCCGGCCCTCGCGGACTTCCTCGCGACCCACCGCTGGCAGGCCGAGATGGAGCGGCTCCACCTCCCCTTCCACTCCCGTCTCCACCCATTGCTGAGTGAGTTGTCCCCGCGCTGGACGCATAACGACTGGCACGGCACCAACCTGCTCTGGACGCACGAAACCCCGTCCACCGTCATAGATTTCGGGTTGTGCGACCGCACCACCGCCATCCACGACCTGGCGATCGCCATCGAACGCTGCGCCGTCGACTGGATCTCGCTCCGCGATGACGGTCTCGCCCGCATCCAGTTCGATCAGGTGCGGGCCCTGCTGGACGGCTATCGATCGATCCGCCCGCTGACGGTGACCGAGTCGCGCGCGCTGCCGCGGCTGCTACCGCTGGTGCACGCCGAATACGAGCTCTCCGAGATCGACTACTTCCTCGGCGTGGTACCCGGCGGCAATCCCGAGAACGCCGAAATCGCCTACCGCCATTACTTTCTCGGCCACACCGCCTGGTGGGCGGGAGAGGGGCAAGCCCTGCTGGCCGCCCTGCGCTAA
- a CDS encoding purine-cytosine permease family protein, with protein MTTATPPDRQEAPLLLDTEPPRTLSFSDQAAFWLNLGVSLIGFSGAAYVLFPTGHAPLPIAGALLATLVGTVAGIAMVAGTGAVGTRTGAPAMAVLRGLFGTKLSYLPTAANIVQCIGWGVYELTVIALGVSALTHDRVPHAPVIVAAGILSTTMAIWPLRVLHILRKYVSVAVGIALVYFTIQLLRQPVPELPDTSWSGFFPAVDTTLAVSVSFVPLAADYTRHSRSARTAAGAATLGYSVAQFWCYLLGILAILQAGGNTEHIFDTLLGVTAGWAFFAVLVLRESDQSFANVYSTAMSIQNLLPRVDRRVLALGVGVIVTVLALPVRDFSGYANFLYLIGSVFVPLSAVLIVDFFFGSGRHGWDLAQNAPARPLMLLPWVIGFVVYQLCNPGSLTWWVNLWTKVRDAIGFHPGWWSSASLFSWLAAAFVTAVLVAVQRRRA; from the coding sequence ATGACCACCGCTACACCCCCGGACCGCCAGGAAGCGCCGCTGCTGCTGGATACCGAGCCGCCGCGCACGCTGAGCTTCAGCGACCAGGCGGCCTTCTGGCTGAATCTCGGCGTCAGCCTGATCGGGTTCAGCGGCGCGGCCTATGTGCTGTTCCCGACCGGACACGCCCCACTGCCGATCGCGGGCGCGTTGCTGGCCACGCTGGTCGGCACCGTCGCCGGTATCGCCATGGTCGCCGGGACCGGCGCCGTGGGCACCCGCACCGGCGCACCGGCGATGGCGGTGCTGCGCGGCCTGTTCGGCACCAAACTCTCCTACCTGCCGACCGCCGCGAATATCGTGCAGTGCATCGGCTGGGGTGTGTACGAGCTGACCGTCATCGCGCTGGGCGTCTCGGCGCTCACCCATGATCGGGTCCCGCACGCGCCGGTGATCGTGGCGGCGGGCATCCTGTCCACCACCATGGCCATCTGGCCGCTGCGAGTACTGCACATTCTGCGCAAGTACGTCTCGGTGGCGGTGGGTATCGCACTCGTCTACTTCACGATTCAGCTGCTGCGGCAACCGGTTCCGGAGCTACCCGATACCAGTTGGAGCGGATTCTTCCCGGCCGTGGACACCACGCTGGCGGTATCGGTGTCCTTCGTCCCGCTGGCCGCCGACTACACCCGGCATTCGCGCTCGGCGCGTACCGCGGCGGGGGCGGCCACGCTCGGCTATTCGGTCGCCCAGTTCTGGTGCTATCTGCTGGGCATCCTGGCCATTCTGCAGGCGGGCGGCAATACCGAGCACATCTTCGACACCCTGCTGGGCGTGACGGCGGGCTGGGCCTTCTTCGCGGTGCTGGTGCTGCGCGAATCCGATCAGTCCTTCGCGAACGTCTACTCGACGGCCATGTCCATTCAGAACCTGCTGCCGCGGGTCGACCGCCGTGTGCTGGCGCTCGGTGTCGGCGTCATCGTCACCGTATTGGCGCTGCCGGTGCGCGACTTCAGCGGCTACGCCAACTTCCTGTATCTGATCGGCTCGGTCTTCGTGCCGTTGAGCGCGGTGCTGATTGTCGACTTCTTCTTCGGAAGTGGCAGGCACGGTTGGGATCTCGCACAGAACGCACCCGCTCGCCCGCTCATGCTGCTGCCCTGGGTCATCGGATTCGTGGTGTATCAGCTCTGCAATCCGGGCTCGCTCACCTGGTGGGTGAACCTCTGGACCAAGGTGCGGGACGCCATCGGATTCCACCCCGGCTGGTGGTCGTCGGCCTCGCTGTTCTCCTGGCTGGCAGCGGCTTTCGTCACCGCCGTGCTGGTGGCCGTACAGCGCCGGAGGGCCTGA
- a CDS encoding Uma2 family endonuclease, which produces MVRSSPTENVKAVASWPDHLLTLAEWSALPDERGSCRELVDGVLLVAPQPPRHQLAVWRLAAQLEPALPRRVAALARVELVIEETHPPTVRVPDVLVVGGAAGASHATRVRPCDVLAAIEIVSPGSRRTDRVMKFAEYAECGIEHYWLLETDGSVRLTTFGLRDGRYESTGDYTGHVTLELDGMVLPLDLDALTALRTTA; this is translated from the coding sequence ATGGTTCGGTCGAGTCCCACGGAAAACGTGAAAGCCGTTGCGTCCTGGCCTGATCACCTATTGACGCTGGCGGAGTGGTCGGCGCTACCCGATGAGCGCGGCTCCTGCCGCGAATTGGTGGACGGCGTACTGCTGGTGGCCCCGCAGCCGCCGCGGCATCAATTGGCGGTGTGGCGCTTGGCCGCTCAATTGGAGCCGGCGCTGCCGCGCCGGGTGGCCGCGCTGGCCCGCGTCGAATTGGTGATCGAGGAGACCCATCCGCCGACGGTGCGGGTACCGGATGTGCTGGTGGTGGGTGGTGCGGCCGGGGCATCGCATGCGACCCGGGTGCGCCCTTGCGATGTCTTGGCGGCCATAGAGATCGTCTCGCCCGGCTCGCGGCGCACCGATCGCGTCATGAAGTTCGCCGAGTACGCCGAGTGCGGTATCGAGCACTACTGGCTGCTGGAGACCGACGGGTCGGTGCGGTTGACCACCTTCGGATTACGCGACGGCCGCTATGAATCCACCGGCGACTACACCGGACACGTCACCCTCGAACTCGACGGCATGGTGCTCCCGCTCGACCTGGATGCTCTTACCGCCCTGCGCACAACGGCCTGA
- a CDS encoding response regulator transcription factor has protein sequence MTVGTEQESHRLRVVIAEDNAILRDGLTALLADRGHEVVAAVGEADGLAAAVAEHRPDVAVVDVRMPPSFTDEGLLAALALRRSHPETGVLVFSQWIETRYATELLAAGAGGVGYLLKDRVADIGDFTDALRRVATGGTALDPEVVSQLMGAARQQDSLARLTPREREVLELMAQGLSNSALAQALTVTERAVEKHIGNIFTKLELPPSDLHHRRVLAVLRLKG, from the coding sequence ATGACCGTCGGCACCGAGCAGGAGTCCCACCGATTGCGGGTGGTGATCGCGGAGGACAACGCCATCCTGCGCGACGGCCTGACCGCACTGCTCGCCGATCGCGGGCATGAGGTCGTCGCGGCGGTCGGCGAGGCGGACGGGTTGGCGGCGGCCGTGGCGGAGCACCGGCCGGATGTGGCGGTGGTGGATGTGCGGATGCCGCCGAGCTTCACCGATGAGGGTTTGCTGGCGGCGCTCGCACTGCGCCGCAGTCACCCCGAGACCGGTGTGCTGGTCTTCTCGCAGTGGATCGAAACGCGCTATGCCACCGAACTACTCGCCGCGGGCGCGGGCGGTGTGGGCTATCTGCTCAAGGACCGGGTGGCCGATATCGGCGATTTCACCGATGCCCTGCGGCGGGTCGCGACCGGCGGCACCGCCCTCGATCCGGAGGTGGTGAGTCAGCTCATGGGTGCGGCCCGGCAACAGGATTCGCTCGCGCGGCTCACTCCGCGCGAGCGCGAGGTATTGGAGTTGATGGCGCAGGGCCTGTCGAATTCGGCGCTGGCACAGGCGCTCACGGTGACCGAGCGGGCGGTGGAGAAGCATATCGGCAATATCTTCACCAAGCTGGAGTTGCCGCCGTCGGATCTGCATCATCGGCGGGTGCTGGCGGTTCTCCGGCTGAAGGGTTGA
- a CDS encoding sensor histidine kinase: MSDTSALPTIVLDMPDPEPVPPPHSGSGDVLRTFLVTPFRARTWKEFAYLIIAFGLGCIAVAYLFLGFGGSLYASIVLIGIPLLACVILGGRVWGRIYRVLCSVLLDSPLPEPPPFTFRPGVWGWLRGAFTDRTSWRALLFLVIQAVHGMVIGYVTLMVVLMTGFIALSPIPWALGDPTNVDENGVEHHSLMQFGDFYVDTWPRTLALSAVGIIGCFLLPWLIRAVCHLHRLLALWLLTPTERDRRMAELQESRRAAVEDSTATLRRLERDLHDGTQARLVSIAMMLGRAEERLASGGDAGELIAQARAGSKEALTELRELVRGIHPPALELGLEPALETLAARCAVPVELRVLLPVRPSPAIEAIAYFSVAELLTNVVKHAGANRIWVAVLPSGADALMVSVRDNGQGGALQPAERPGETTVAGGLSGLAARARSVDGTLHVDSPAGGPTVITMVLPIAGPE; encoded by the coding sequence ATGAGCGATACGTCCGCCCTCCCCACTATCGTGCTCGACATGCCCGACCCGGAACCCGTCCCGCCGCCGCACTCGGGCTCGGGCGACGTGTTGCGCACCTTTCTGGTGACGCCGTTCCGGGCACGCACCTGGAAGGAATTCGCCTATCTGATCATCGCTTTCGGGCTCGGCTGCATCGCTGTCGCCTATCTGTTCCTCGGTTTCGGCGGCAGCCTGTACGCATCCATCGTGCTGATCGGCATCCCGTTGCTGGCGTGCGTGATTCTCGGCGGACGCGTCTGGGGCCGGATCTATCGGGTGCTGTGCTCGGTGCTGCTGGATTCTCCGCTACCGGAGCCGCCGCCGTTCACCTTCCGCCCGGGCGTATGGGGCTGGTTGCGCGGTGCGTTCACCGATCGAACCTCTTGGCGCGCACTGCTTTTCCTGGTGATCCAGGCGGTGCACGGCATGGTGATCGGCTATGTGACGCTGATGGTGGTGCTGATGACGGGATTTATCGCACTGTCACCGATTCCGTGGGCGCTCGGCGATCCCACCAATGTGGACGAGAACGGGGTGGAGCATCACTCCCTGATGCAGTTCGGCGACTTCTACGTCGACACCTGGCCGCGCACCCTGGCCCTGAGCGCGGTGGGCATCATCGGCTGTTTCCTGCTGCCGTGGCTGATTCGCGCGGTCTGCCATCTGCATCGGCTGCTCGCGCTGTGGCTGCTCACCCCGACCGAGCGTGATCGCCGGATGGCCGAACTACAGGAGAGCCGCCGCGCGGCGGTCGAGGATTCCACCGCCACCCTGCGCCGGCTGGAACGCGATCTGCATGACGGCACCCAGGCGCGACTGGTCAGTATCGCGATGATGCTCGGACGTGCGGAAGAACGCCTGGCCTCGGGCGGTGACGCCGGTGAACTCATCGCCCAGGCGCGTGCGGGGTCCAAGGAAGCGCTGACCGAACTGCGTGAACTGGTGCGCGGCATCCATCCGCCCGCTTTGGAATTGGGCTTGGAACCGGCACTGGAAACCCTCGCGGCGCGTTGCGCCGTCCCGGTGGAGTTGCGCGTATTGCTGCCGGTGCGACCGAGTCCCGCCATCGAGGCCATCGCCTACTTCTCGGTGGCCGAACTGCTCACCAATGTGGTGAAACACGCCGGCGCCAACCGGATCTGGGTGGCGGTACTGCCCAGCGGCGCGGATGCGCTGATGGTGAGCGTGCGCGACAACGGCCAGGGCGGTGCGCTGCAACCGGCCGAGCGTCCCGGCGAAACCACTGTGGCGGGCGGACTTTCGGGGCTGGCGGCGCGCGCTCGGTCGGTGGACGGCACGCTGCACGTGGACAGTCCCGCCGGCGGGCCGACCGTCATCACCATGGTGCTGCCGATCGCGGGACCGGAGTGA
- a CDS encoding DUF4190 domain-containing protein, which translates to MSYQPPPPGYQPGYYGAPPPDHPQTTTVLILGILSLVLCQFLGPVAWVMGRRARDEIDASQGTIGGRGLVNAGYICGIVATCLLVLGLLFLVFGIVVGVVGSSSN; encoded by the coding sequence ATGAGCTATCAACCGCCGCCACCGGGGTATCAGCCGGGGTATTACGGCGCACCGCCACCGGACCATCCGCAGACCACCACGGTGCTCATCCTGGGCATTCTGAGTCTGGTGCTGTGCCAGTTCCTCGGACCGGTGGCCTGGGTGATGGGCCGCCGGGCCCGCGATGAGATCGACGCCTCACAGGGCACCATCGGCGGGCGCGGCCTGGTGAACGCGGGCTATATCTGCGGCATCGTCGCCACCTGCCTGCTGGTTCTGGGACTGCTCTTCCTGGTGTTCGGCATCGTGGTCGGCGTGGTGGGCAGCTCCAGCAACTAG
- a CDS encoding TrmH family RNA methyltransferase, translating to MSSARISDDPPAPDATEGDPAGPTEWGEHPHGVGPWVEEFGTEPPDDPRLDPELLAHGDRRNVVDAYRYWTREAIIADIDRRRHPFHVAIENFGHDANIGTVVRTANAFGAAAVHIVGRKRWNRRGAMVTDRYQHIHHHSDTAELLKFAVANDLTVVAVDNVPGSVPLETAELPRDCLLLFGQEGPGVTDAAKDAALLTVSIAQFGSTRSINAGVAAGIAMHAWIRQHADLANAW from the coding sequence GTGAGTTCCGCCCGTATCTCCGACGACCCGCCCGCCCCCGACGCCACCGAGGGTGACCCCGCCGGTCCCACGGAGTGGGGTGAGCATCCGCACGGCGTCGGCCCGTGGGTCGAGGAGTTCGGCACCGAACCCCCGGACGATCCGCGGCTGGATCCGGAGTTGCTCGCGCACGGCGACCGCCGCAATGTCGTTGACGCCTACCGCTATTGGACCCGCGAGGCGATAATCGCCGATATCGACCGCCGCAGGCACCCCTTCCACGTGGCCATCGAGAACTTCGGCCACGACGCGAATATCGGCACCGTCGTCCGTACCGCCAATGCCTTCGGCGCGGCCGCGGTTCACATTGTCGGCCGCAAGCGCTGGAATCGCCGCGGTGCCATGGTGACCGACCGCTACCAGCACATCCACCACCATTCGGATACCGCCGAACTCCTGAAGTTCGCGGTCGCGAACGATCTCACCGTGGTCGCGGTGGACAACGTCCCGGGCTCGGTTCCGCTGGAAACCGCTGAGCTGCCCCGCGATTGCCTGCTGCTCTTCGGACAGGAGGGGCCGGGCGTCACCGACGCCGCGAAGGACGCCGCCCTGCTGACGGTCTCGATCGCCCAGTTCGGCTCCACTCGGAGCATCAACGCCGGCGTCGCGGCGGGCATCGCCATGCACGCCTGGATCCGCCAGCACGCGGACCTCGCCAACGCCTGGTAG
- a CDS encoding glycoside hydrolase family 76 protein: protein MTSRTGRNIEPTAALWSERADLAESAIVSRHLRALWGMPGTALGVVGWPATKRERGFANWHYWWQAHLVDCAVDAANRSPTPVRQKRIWSIAHAMRLRNISGWTNNYYDDMAWLTISLERAERTQGVAEVRGALLALDKELYAGFESQFGAVPWRKGSDFFNAPANGPVGIAMARLGRYPRAQEISDWLDSTLRDKDSGLILDGIHLPSGEVERPTYSYCQGVVLGLETELAVHTGEPRHVERAVRMIAAIEEHMVGGGVVIGGGGGDGGLFNGILIRYLALAAVMLPGDEIAQVNARRIAAAIVRNSATAAWENRLEVEGEPLFGPDWRLPARLPGISGAGRLEGGSVSASRTPERDLSVQLSGWKLMEAAHTVTAAGL, encoded by the coding sequence ATGACTTCGCGGACCGGGCGCAATATCGAGCCGACCGCCGCGCTCTGGTCGGAGCGCGCCGATCTGGCGGAGTCGGCGATCGTATCGCGGCACCTGCGGGCACTGTGGGGTATGCCGGGGACGGCGCTCGGGGTGGTGGGGTGGCCCGCCACCAAGCGCGAGCGCGGCTTCGCGAATTGGCATTACTGGTGGCAGGCGCATCTGGTGGATTGCGCCGTCGACGCGGCGAATCGGTCGCCGACCCCGGTGCGGCAGAAGCGGATCTGGTCCATCGCGCATGCCATGCGGTTGCGCAATATCTCCGGCTGGACCAATAACTACTACGACGATATGGCCTGGCTGACAATCTCTTTGGAGCGTGCCGAGCGCACCCAGGGCGTCGCCGAGGTGCGCGGTGCGCTGCTCGCGCTGGACAAGGAGTTGTACGCCGGGTTCGAGTCGCAGTTCGGGGCGGTGCCGTGGCGTAAGGGTTCGGATTTCTTCAATGCCCCGGCGAACGGTCCGGTCGGTATTGCCATGGCCCGGCTCGGCCGCTACCCCCGCGCCCAGGAGATCTCCGACTGGCTCGACAGCACCCTGCGGGATAAGGACTCCGGGCTCATCCTCGACGGCATCCACCTGCCCTCGGGTGAAGTGGAGCGCCCCACCTACAGCTACTGCCAGGGCGTGGTGCTCGGCCTGGAGACCGAACTCGCGGTGCACACCGGTGAACCCCGGCATGTCGAGCGCGCGGTCCGCATGATCGCCGCCATCGAGGAGCATATGGTCGGCGGCGGTGTGGTCATCGGCGGCGGGGGCGGGGACGGCGGCCTCTTCAACGGCATTCTGATCCGCTATCTCGCACTGGCCGCGGTCATGCTCCCCGGTGATGAGATCGCGCAGGTGAACGCCCGTCGCATAGCCGCCGCGATAGTCCGCAATTCGGCCACGGCCGCCTGGGAGAACCGTTTGGAGGTCGAGGGTGAACCCCTATTCGGCCCGGATTGGCGACTCCCCGCCCGACTACCCGGCATCTCCGGCGCGGGTCGTCTCGAGGGCGGTTCGGTCTCGGCCTCGCGCACCCCCGAACGCGATCTCTCCGTGCAACTTTCGGGCTGGAAACTCATGGAAGCCGCGCATACGGTCACCGCCGCGGGGCTGTGA